Proteins encoded in a region of the Psychromicrobium lacuslunae genome:
- a CDS encoding acyl-CoA dehydrogenase family protein, translating to MARPANTNPDYFGFEELLTDEERGELARIREFLDSEIKPLAKDAWDKTEFPFEVIEKFAELNLADGQFPGFASSGKQRRALMTGFLSIELNRMDPSLAVFSGVHTGLAMGSIYGGGDEEQRQRWLPDMIAWKKIGAFALTEPEGGSDVSGGMRTTARREGDEWILNGAKRWIGNGTFADLVVVWARDEADNQVKGFVVEKGMPGFSSAKIEGKIALRTVQNADLSFDNVRVPEANRLQNINSFRDTAEVLRATRGGVAWQALGVSIRAYELARDYATTRVQFGKPIASFQMIQDLLVKMLGNISAMFGIVTRLAQLSEELRDTPEQAALAKAYCTSKMRETVAFGRELFGGNGIVLDYEIAKLFSDAEAIYSFEGSREMNTLIVGKNVTGISAFI from the coding sequence ATGGCAAGGCCAGCAAACACCAACCCCGACTACTTCGGCTTCGAGGAACTGCTTACCGACGAAGAACGCGGCGAACTCGCCCGAATCCGCGAGTTCTTAGACAGCGAGATCAAGCCGCTCGCCAAAGACGCTTGGGATAAGACCGAATTCCCCTTCGAAGTGATCGAGAAATTCGCGGAACTGAACCTGGCGGACGGACAGTTCCCGGGCTTCGCCTCCTCCGGTAAGCAACGCCGTGCCCTGATGACCGGTTTTCTGAGCATTGAACTAAATCGGATGGATCCCTCACTCGCGGTCTTCTCCGGTGTGCACACCGGCCTAGCAATGGGTTCGATCTACGGCGGTGGCGATGAAGAGCAGCGGCAGCGCTGGCTGCCAGACATGATCGCCTGGAAGAAGATCGGCGCGTTCGCGTTGACCGAGCCGGAGGGCGGCTCCGACGTCTCCGGTGGTATGCGCACCACGGCTCGCCGCGAGGGCGATGAGTGGATTCTCAACGGCGCGAAGCGCTGGATCGGCAATGGCACCTTCGCCGATCTAGTAGTGGTTTGGGCACGCGATGAGGCCGATAACCAGGTCAAGGGCTTCGTGGTGGAGAAGGGCATGCCGGGCTTCAGTTCGGCCAAGATCGAAGGCAAGATCGCGCTTCGCACGGTGCAGAACGCGGATCTCAGTTTTGATAACGTCCGAGTGCCGGAAGCCAACCGCTTGCAAAATATCAATAGCTTCCGAGATACCGCCGAGGTACTGCGGGCGACCCGTGGCGGCGTTGCCTGGCAAGCACTCGGAGTCTCTATCCGCGCCTATGAACTGGCCCGCGACTACGCCACCACTCGGGTACAGTTTGGAAAGCCTATCGCTTCCTTCCAGATGATCCAGGACCTGCTGGTCAAAATGCTCGGCAATATCTCAGCGATGTTCGGCATTGTCACCCGGCTCGCTCAACTGAGCGAGGAATTACGCGACACCCCCGAGCAGGCCGCCCTGGCTAAGGCGTACTGCACCTCGAAGATGCGCGAAACCGTAGCCTTTGGCCGCGAGCTCTTTGGTGGCAACGGCATCGTCCTTGACTACGAAATCGCCAAACTGTTTTCGGACGCCGAGGCGATCTACTCCTTCGAAGGCTCCCGTGAAATGAACACCCTGATCGTGGGCAAGAACGTGACCGGGATCAGCGCTTTCATCTAA
- a CDS encoding 3-hydroxyacyl-CoA dehydrogenase NAD-binding domain-containing protein produces MSTQEIKSVAVVGAGTIGLSWTALFANAGLNVTVSDPRPDLADVVRDSMPELAASLGTSAEALLAKISISASLAEAVAEADLVQENGPERLEFKQQLFAEIAAAAPKHALLTSSSSGIVATLIAAQLDEEAAARMLIAHPFNPPQLMPLVEIVPGERTSESATLAAIDFYRALGKVPVREHKEVQGFVANRLQAVVLKEAFSLVLQGVVTVEELDIAMKASLGARWATIGPFESYHLGGGPGGIRHMFAHLGANLTGDDSGVTEADVEKLINEVERSYGSGAAAYAKLAAARDRKQIAVNNALKSAVE; encoded by the coding sequence ATGAGTACTCAAGAGATTAAGAGTGTCGCCGTGGTTGGTGCAGGCACCATCGGATTGTCCTGGACCGCGCTTTTCGCCAATGCTGGGCTGAACGTCACGGTGAGTGATCCGCGGCCGGACCTAGCCGACGTCGTCCGCGATTCAATGCCAGAGCTGGCGGCTTCACTGGGCACTTCAGCTGAAGCCTTGCTGGCAAAAATCAGCATCTCTGCCTCGCTCGCCGAGGCTGTTGCCGAAGCCGATCTGGTCCAGGAGAACGGTCCGGAACGGCTCGAGTTCAAACAACAGCTCTTTGCCGAGATCGCTGCCGCGGCGCCAAAGCATGCCCTACTCACCTCCTCGAGTTCCGGCATTGTCGCTACCCTGATCGCCGCACAGCTCGACGAGGAGGCAGCTGCCCGGATGCTTATCGCGCACCCCTTCAACCCGCCGCAACTCATGCCGCTGGTGGAAATCGTACCGGGCGAACGCACCAGCGAATCCGCGACCCTGGCTGCCATCGACTTTTATCGCGCGCTAGGCAAAGTGCCGGTCCGCGAGCACAAAGAGGTTCAAGGCTTCGTCGCCAACCGGCTACAAGCCGTGGTGCTCAAAGAAGCCTTCAGCCTGGTGTTGCAGGGCGTGGTCACGGTCGAAGAACTCGACATCGCGATGAAAGCTTCACTGGGTGCTCGCTGGGCCACTATCGGGCCGTTCGAGAGCTACCATCTGGGCGGCGGCCCAGGCGGCATCCGGCACATGTTCGCCCACCTCGGAGCGAATCTCACCGGAGATGACTCCGGCGTTACCGAAGCCGACGTCGAAAAACTCATCAACGAGGTTGAACGCAGCTACGGTAGCGGCGCGGCCGCTTACGCCAAGCTGGCGGCGGCACGCGACCGAAAACAAATCGCCGTCAATAACGCCTTGAAAAGCGCTGTCGAATAA
- a CDS encoding acetoacetate decarboxylase has protein sequence MNIDEVRAQITTPLSSPAYPPVSSRFTNREYLNIVYRTDAEVLRSIVPEPLEIAEPLVRFEIMKMGDSTAYGPYVEAGQAIQVSYQGEKGEYLHAMYLDNFAATAAGRELSAYPKVMGKPGLTVDSGALLGTLDYGSVRVATATMGYKFYPLDFEQAKAQITVPTFMLKIIPDLDGRPLSTKLVRTEITDITVKEAYTGPARLQFFEHVLAPLADLPVLEVISASHINTDLSLAPAVPVYDYLAEAKNTGGTVK, from the coding sequence ATGAACATCGACGAAGTACGCGCACAAATCACCACCCCCTTGAGCAGCCCAGCCTATCCCCCGGTCAGCTCCCGGTTCACCAATCGCGAATATCTCAACATCGTCTATCGCACTGACGCCGAGGTGCTCCGCTCAATCGTCCCAGAGCCGCTAGAGATCGCGGAACCACTGGTCCGTTTCGAAATTATGAAGATGGGTGATTCCACCGCCTACGGCCCCTACGTTGAGGCTGGGCAGGCCATCCAGGTTTCCTACCAAGGCGAGAAGGGCGAGTACCTGCACGCCATGTACTTGGATAATTTCGCGGCCACTGCAGCCGGACGCGAGCTCAGCGCCTACCCGAAAGTGATGGGCAAACCGGGGCTGACCGTGGACTCCGGGGCGCTACTGGGAACTCTCGACTACGGCTCAGTCCGGGTGGCGACCGCCACAATGGGCTACAAGTTCTATCCGCTGGATTTCGAACAGGCTAAGGCCCAGATCACCGTCCCCACTTTTATGCTCAAAATCATTCCGGATCTCGACGGTAGGCCGCTCTCAACGAAGCTGGTCCGCACCGAAATCACCGACATTACCGTCAAGGAGGCCTATACCGGCCCGGCCCGGCTGCAGTTCTTCGAACATGTTCTCGCGCCATTGGCCGATCTGCCGGTACTGGAGGTCATTTCAGCCAGCCATATCAATACCGACCTCAGTTTGGCCCCCGCAGTGCCGGTGTACGACTATCTGGCCGAAGCCAAAAATACGGGAGGAACTGTGAAATGA
- a CDS encoding crotonase/enoyl-CoA hydratase family protein, producing MSTPTETEPESVLTEVIGSTLVITINRPKARNAVNGEVALGLAAALDRLEHDDELRVGVVTGADGTFCAGMDLKAAASGERVNVPGKGFAGFVEATTSKPLIAAIEGYALGGGLEIALNCDLIVVAEGATLGLPEVTRGLIAGGGGVIRLPQRIPHQLAMELLLTGSSIDASRAQELGLANRVTETGHALAAALELATVISQNAPLALAAVKKVSRIAASVPESEAFTAQATEIQKLMKSADVAEGIKAFTERRAPQWTGK from the coding sequence ATGAGCACACCAACTGAAACAGAGCCCGAGTCAGTACTGACCGAGGTCATCGGTAGCACCTTGGTCATCACCATCAACCGACCAAAGGCGCGCAACGCGGTGAACGGCGAGGTTGCTCTCGGCCTAGCAGCTGCACTCGATCGGCTTGAGCATGACGACGAGCTTCGGGTTGGCGTAGTAACCGGCGCAGACGGCACCTTCTGCGCCGGGATGGACCTGAAAGCGGCCGCCAGCGGCGAAAGGGTCAATGTGCCGGGCAAGGGCTTCGCAGGGTTTGTCGAGGCTACCACCAGCAAACCATTGATCGCTGCCATCGAGGGCTACGCGCTGGGCGGCGGTCTGGAAATAGCTCTCAATTGCGATCTGATCGTGGTAGCCGAGGGCGCTACTCTCGGCTTGCCCGAAGTCACCCGTGGACTCATTGCTGGCGGCGGCGGGGTGATTCGGCTGCCACAGCGCATCCCGCACCAGCTGGCGATGGAGTTGTTGCTCACCGGTTCCAGTATTGATGCGAGTCGCGCCCAAGAACTCGGCCTAGCGAATCGGGTCACCGAAACGGGCCATGCCTTGGCCGCCGCGCTCGAACTTGCCACCGTGATCAGTCAGAATGCGCCGCTAGCCTTGGCCGCCGTGAAGAAAGTTAGCAGAATCGCGGCTTCGGTCCCTGAATCTGAGGCTTTCACCGCCCAGGCAACAGAAATTCAAAAGCTCATGAAGTCCGCCGACGTCGCGGAAGGCATCAAAGCCTTCACCGAGCGCCGGGCGCCTCAATGGACTGGGAAGTAG
- a CDS encoding CaiB/BaiF CoA transferase family protein — MTKQAVTSLSVTNAGPLAGIRVIDMATVVMGPYAAQVLGDLGADVIKIESPNDTIRSGLYAKTPGMTSLHLNVNRNKRSVALNLKSDEGHAAAMELIGSADILISNMRIDALRRLGMDYESLSAKFPKLIYVHAQGFRPDSDRAGLAAYDETVQAASGLLDVAQRAADIEKPAVLPTILADKVSALTMAYSAMAALVHQQRTGQGQKVEVPMTDTMLAFNLVEHLQGQAFVPSLSQTGFPNSLMKGHYARPTKDGGLVMVIPYGPQNFRDLFIAAGRAELAEDPRVNNEFIDVRKDGNDLSALLDQVVPLLTTEQWAEICLSKSIPFGPVLRLDDAMDDEYVQDGHLLDVAEHPSEGSIRMIGVPMQFSATPASIRRHAPLPGADTEEVLAELAATKNLGKNEELAGVSA, encoded by the coding sequence ATGACAAAACAAGCTGTCACCAGCCTTTCCGTTACCAACGCTGGACCGCTCGCCGGAATTCGAGTGATCGATATGGCAACCGTTGTAATGGGCCCCTATGCCGCCCAAGTATTGGGCGATCTCGGTGCCGATGTGATCAAAATTGAGTCACCAAATGACACCATTCGCTCGGGCCTTTACGCCAAAACCCCGGGGATGACCTCCCTGCATTTGAACGTGAACCGCAATAAGCGGAGCGTTGCTTTGAATTTGAAGTCTGACGAAGGTCACGCGGCAGCGATGGAGCTGATCGGATCAGCCGACATTCTGATCTCCAATATGCGCATCGATGCGCTCCGCCGACTTGGCATGGATTATGAGAGCCTGAGTGCTAAATTCCCGAAGCTGATTTACGTCCACGCGCAAGGCTTTCGTCCCGATTCGGATCGCGCCGGGCTCGCCGCCTACGACGAAACAGTCCAAGCCGCTTCCGGCTTGCTAGACGTCGCGCAGCGTGCTGCCGATATCGAAAAGCCAGCCGTGTTGCCCACTATTTTGGCTGATAAGGTCTCAGCTTTGACGATGGCTTACAGCGCAATGGCAGCATTAGTCCATCAACAACGGACCGGACAAGGCCAAAAGGTCGAGGTACCGATGACCGACACTATGCTCGCGTTCAATCTGGTCGAGCATCTACAGGGTCAGGCCTTCGTGCCCTCGCTGAGTCAAACCGGTTTCCCGAACTCTCTGATGAAAGGGCACTATGCTCGCCCCACCAAGGACGGCGGTCTAGTCATGGTGATCCCTTACGGCCCACAGAATTTCCGCGACTTGTTCATCGCAGCGGGCCGAGCCGAACTTGCCGAAGATCCCCGCGTCAACAACGAATTCATTGATGTCCGCAAAGACGGCAACGACCTTTCAGCGCTCCTGGATCAGGTGGTTCCCCTTTTGACTACTGAACAGTGGGCCGAGATTTGCCTTAGTAAGAGCATCCCCTTCGGGCCGGTGTTGCGTCTCGACGATGCAATGGACGACGAATATGTCCAGGACGGTCACCTGCTCGATGTAGCGGAGCACCCCAGCGAAGGATCGATTCGGATGATCGGGGTACCGATGCAGTTCTCCGCTACACCAGCTTCGATTCGACGGCATGCGCCGCTGCCCGGCGCGGACACCGAAGAGGTGCTTGCGGAGCTAGCGGCAACTAAAAACCTGGGCAAGAACGAAGAACTAGCAGGAGTCTCAGCATGA
- a CDS encoding LysR family transcriptional regulator → MEIFHLRYFVAVAEHLSFSKAAKSLQMATSPLSQRVRDLERELGTVLFERDSRSVNLTSSGAVLLPLAQEILRKFDDIPIRMNKPSAHEPLAYFVGIAPWLPPSLRQKLLNFSEEYSDRYQLNRWPAGSRELLTAVHQGRLAFALVHLPAQLPGVSSQEIYREEIGAVLPAKQFAGRESVALTDLVDFTYIKTAKGTQPTYYDQLEIRMSAAGVHKRAVLSTGEFTSPAEVVSNGDAFSLTILSQNISVHSVNRDEVIALPFSDFNPELSTGLIWRTDRAEAGADLAELVAAVRTAFTPN, encoded by the coding sequence ATGGAAATCTTTCACCTACGTTATTTCGTGGCGGTTGCGGAGCACTTGAGTTTCTCCAAAGCTGCCAAGAGCTTACAGATGGCCACTTCACCGCTCAGCCAGCGCGTGCGCGACCTGGAGCGCGAGCTTGGCACAGTGCTTTTTGAACGCGACTCACGTAGCGTCAATCTGACCTCAAGCGGCGCCGTGCTGCTCCCGCTGGCTCAAGAAATACTGAGAAAATTCGATGACATCCCGATCAGGATGAACAAACCCTCAGCGCACGAACCGCTCGCGTATTTTGTCGGAATCGCACCGTGGTTGCCGCCCTCGTTACGTCAAAAACTACTCAACTTCAGCGAAGAATATTCGGACCGCTATCAGCTCAATCGCTGGCCCGCGGGAAGCCGCGAGCTGCTCACCGCAGTTCATCAAGGACGTCTAGCCTTCGCCTTAGTGCACCTGCCCGCGCAGCTGCCCGGCGTATCCAGCCAGGAGATCTACCGCGAGGAGATCGGCGCCGTGCTACCGGCGAAACAATTTGCTGGCCGTGAGTCGGTAGCGCTCACCGACCTAGTCGATTTCACCTACATTAAGACGGCTAAAGGTACTCAACCCACCTACTACGACCAACTCGAGATCAGGATGTCCGCTGCGGGCGTGCACAAGCGTGCAGTGCTGAGCACGGGTGAATTCACTAGCCCAGCCGAAGTGGTCTCCAACGGAGACGCCTTTTCACTGACCATTCTGAGCCAGAACATCTCGGTTCATTCGGTGAATAGGGACGAAGTTATCGCGCTGCCGTTTAGCGATTTCAACCCCGAGCTATCGACCGGCCTGATCTGGCGAACTGATCGCGCTGAGGCGGGTGCTGATCTTGCTGAATTAGTCGCCGCGGTGCGCACGGCTTTCACGCCAAACTGA
- a CDS encoding S8 family peptidase: MTQASKRHVRTVTLAGLTGIALLCGTGLQAQATEAPKNSVPESNNSVTVPADKISGNLATAKGPVSVFVQFSGQGAFAATQPQTVKEKSSAPVNAAPTVKKIRTGIEQTAQSVTSQASAKKLYTTTNTLPGVAINGDAAAIRDLAKRTDVVKITPIVPKSIPDNKSTDIDTRALNTWAQTGQTGKGIKIAVVDSGLDYTHTDFGGPGTAEAYKTAGASATLVPGTYDPNKFLGGYDLAGDDYDANPDNPTYQPIPHPDANPLDCVTGGHGTHVAGTAAGYGVNEDGSTFTAGQNGSPKYSDLTAAQVNGLRIGPGSAPEAGLYSFRVFGCVGSTNLVIDALDKVLDPNGDGNFSDRADIVNMSLGSDYTPTDDPENDVINELTKTGVLSVVASGNAGDFYDIGGSPGNAKTSLTVANSIGSQAALDRIDVLAPAVDKAAGQYSSNFDYSAPSVTPAQLTGTVVMGPSGANADGCAAFSAEDAAKVKGKWVWLSWDDNDATRKCGSAVRYNNAQAAGATGVVFDSTRDVFAAGIAGNAGIPGVQFTKTYSDKYRAAAAAGTLQLQLKSAYRGTAGGDTNALDTLNPGSSRGVHGSNGVVKPDVAAPGTSIGSAGVGTGNGANVKSGTSMSTPHVAGIAALVMAQTKLSALQVKSIVMNTATHDLFKGQFAFGPNRVGSGRVDALNATTTNALAYATDDPELTSVNFGVLELADKPLSITKSVTVKSFGGAARNYAIKYLPATTIPGVEYVVSPSVNVPSGRSATFTVTLKIADPKALRKTLDPTMDATQLDTARQFIAEASGRVELSSVGAPSLRVPVYAAPKPTSAMTAGSALNFGTGTKTPVSLTGRVLEQGNVDANGYNGLVAPFELQTQSPRIDKLDETAAPDAKENLAMRAMDLQNVGVSSTIPALKELGGDVKDGEIAFGISTWGNWAALTKFMPVYVDIDTNNDGVDDFQLRTGTASGLDLPLVIISQYQADGSAKVIGNLPLNGVDGSLDSNTMDSNVMKLSVPASILGIDGSKPAPFTYTVTTYSIYKEKDGNLVPVDQTAPVKYDPVNPALWFEDGSASTLFFDRTNAGINAYRAPGNTTAKALFLHFHNATGDLSATGNGGKKAEIVPIKASNPAAASVYLAPSTVFQSTLTVAIGQKFAANSAIKVTAENGATLATGKSDSRGNVIILVKLPKSLGAGSHTLTLTDATGKTASAKLTVKAWPSWPKR; this comes from the coding sequence ATGACCCAAGCCTCAAAAAGGCACGTGCGGACAGTCACCCTGGCTGGCCTCACCGGCATCGCGCTTCTGTGTGGCACCGGGCTGCAAGCCCAGGCAACAGAAGCACCAAAAAACTCGGTTCCGGAGTCAAACAACTCGGTGACCGTCCCAGCAGATAAGATCAGCGGAAACCTGGCCACGGCCAAGGGACCTGTCTCGGTCTTTGTGCAATTTTCCGGCCAGGGCGCTTTCGCGGCCACCCAGCCGCAAACGGTCAAAGAAAAGAGCAGTGCTCCGGTCAATGCCGCGCCCACGGTGAAAAAGATCCGCACCGGCATTGAACAGACAGCGCAGTCGGTGACCAGCCAGGCTTCAGCGAAGAAGCTTTACACCACCACTAACACCCTTCCCGGTGTCGCGATCAATGGCGATGCGGCGGCTATCCGGGATCTGGCCAAGCGCACCGACGTGGTGAAAATTACTCCGATCGTGCCGAAAAGCATTCCGGATAATAAATCAACCGATATCGACACTCGCGCCCTGAATACTTGGGCCCAGACCGGACAGACCGGTAAGGGTATCAAGATTGCCGTAGTGGATAGCGGCCTTGACTACACCCACACCGATTTCGGTGGCCCCGGCACTGCTGAGGCCTACAAGACTGCTGGCGCCTCAGCTACCCTGGTTCCGGGCACTTACGACCCGAACAAGTTCCTCGGGGGCTACGATCTGGCCGGCGATGACTACGATGCAAACCCGGACAACCCGACGTACCAACCCATCCCGCACCCGGACGCCAACCCGCTGGACTGCGTCACCGGTGGTCACGGCACTCACGTCGCTGGCACCGCGGCCGGTTACGGTGTGAACGAAGATGGTTCTACTTTCACCGCGGGCCAAAATGGTAGCCCGAAGTACTCGGACCTCACCGCGGCGCAGGTCAATGGCCTACGCATCGGCCCCGGCTCAGCTCCCGAAGCCGGGCTGTACTCCTTCCGTGTCTTTGGCTGTGTAGGCAGCACCAATCTGGTGATCGACGCCCTGGACAAGGTGCTTGATCCGAACGGTGATGGCAACTTCAGCGACCGGGCGGACATCGTGAATATGTCCCTGGGCTCCGACTACACCCCGACTGATGATCCCGAAAACGACGTCATCAACGAACTCACCAAGACCGGCGTGCTCTCGGTGGTGGCTTCCGGCAACGCTGGCGATTTCTACGATATCGGCGGTTCGCCGGGCAACGCTAAGACCTCCCTCACGGTGGCGAACTCGATTGGCTCACAAGCCGCTTTGGATCGAATTGATGTACTTGCGCCAGCCGTCGATAAGGCTGCCGGTCAGTATTCCTCGAACTTCGACTACTCAGCCCCTTCAGTTACTCCGGCACAACTCACCGGTACCGTGGTGATGGGCCCGAGTGGCGCTAACGCTGATGGCTGCGCCGCGTTCTCCGCGGAGGACGCCGCGAAGGTCAAGGGCAAGTGGGTTTGGCTGAGCTGGGACGATAACGATGCCACTCGTAAGTGTGGTTCAGCGGTACGCTACAACAACGCTCAAGCAGCAGGAGCCACCGGTGTGGTTTTCGACTCCACCCGTGACGTCTTCGCAGCCGGCATTGCCGGTAACGCAGGCATTCCCGGCGTGCAGTTCACCAAGACTTACTCCGATAAGTACCGCGCAGCCGCTGCCGCCGGCACTTTGCAGTTGCAGCTCAAATCCGCTTACCGGGGCACCGCTGGTGGTGACACCAATGCGCTAGATACTTTGAACCCAGGCTCCTCACGTGGCGTACACGGGTCGAACGGCGTGGTGAAGCCCGATGTGGCCGCGCCCGGTACCTCGATTGGTTCGGCGGGCGTTGGCACCGGCAACGGCGCAAACGTCAAGAGTGGCACCTCGATGTCGACTCCGCATGTCGCAGGCATCGCCGCTTTGGTGATGGCACAGACCAAGCTGTCTGCCCTGCAGGTGAAGTCGATCGTGATGAACACCGCCACCCACGACCTATTCAAAGGTCAGTTCGCTTTCGGCCCCAACCGGGTCGGCTCGGGCCGGGTAGATGCGCTCAACGCGACCACCACAAATGCGCTGGCTTATGCCACCGATGACCCCGAGTTGACCAGCGTGAACTTTGGGGTGCTCGAATTGGCTGATAAGCCGCTCAGCATCACCAAGTCGGTAACCGTGAAGAGCTTCGGCGGAGCTGCTCGCAACTATGCGATCAAGTACCTGCCGGCTACCACCATCCCGGGCGTTGAGTACGTGGTTAGCCCAAGCGTCAACGTGCCCAGCGGCCGTAGCGCAACCTTCACGGTGACCCTCAAGATCGCAGATCCTAAGGCACTGCGTAAGACTTTGGATCCGACAATGGACGCCACTCAGTTGGATACAGCTCGGCAGTTCATTGCCGAAGCTTCCGGCCGGGTCGAGCTCTCTAGCGTCGGCGCTCCGAGCTTGCGAGTTCCGGTTTATGCCGCTCCTAAGCCAACCTCAGCAATGACGGCTGGCAGCGCGCTGAACTTCGGCACCGGCACCAAGACTCCGGTCTCCCTTACCGGACGAGTCCTGGAGCAGGGCAATGTGGATGCCAATGGTTACAACGGCCTGGTAGCTCCCTTCGAGCTGCAGACCCAAAGCCCGCGAATCGACAAGCTCGATGAGACGGCAGCCCCCGACGCCAAGGAAAACCTGGCGATGCGGGCGATGGATCTGCAGAACGTCGGCGTTTCCTCGACCATCCCGGCGCTGAAAGAACTCGGCGGAGATGTTAAAGACGGCGAAATCGCCTTCGGCATCTCTACCTGGGGCAATTGGGCGGCACTGACGAAGTTCATGCCGGTCTATGTCGATATTGACACCAATAATGACGGCGTTGATGACTTCCAGTTGCGGACCGGCACCGCTAGCGGTCTTGATTTACCCTTGGTGATCATCTCGCAGTACCAGGCGGATGGTTCGGCCAAGGTGATTGGCAACCTGCCGCTCAACGGCGTGGATGGATCACTTGATTCCAACACCATGGATAGCAATGTGATGAAGCTATCGGTACCCGCTTCCATCCTGGGCATTGACGGTTCCAAGCCAGCGCCGTTCACCTACACGGTCACCACCTACTCCATCTACAAGGAGAAGGACGGCAACCTGGTGCCGGTCGATCAGACCGCGCCGGTGAAGTACGATCCGGTCAACCCGGCGCTGTGGTTCGAAGATGGCTCGGCGAGCACCCTCTTCTTCGACCGGACGAACGCTGGCATCAATGCCTACCGGGCACCGGGTAACACCACCGCTAAGGCGCTGTTCTTGCACTTCCACAACGCCACCGGTGACCTGAGCGCCACTGGCAACGGCGGCAAGAAGGCCGAGATCGTGCCGATCAAGGCCAGCAATCCGGCGGCGGCAAGTGTTTACCTAGCACCGTCAACCGTTTTCCAAAGCACCCTTACCGTTGCGATTGGGCAGAAATTTGCTGCCAACTCCGCGATTAAGGTAACCGCGGAGAACGGCGCCACGCTGGCAACTGGCAAGTCCGATTCACGAGGCAATGTGATCATTCTGGTCAAATTACCTAAGTCACTCGGCGCCGGCAGCCACACCCTGACGCTCACCGACGCCACCGGCAAAACTGCCTCGGCTAAGTTGACGGTCAAGGCCTGGCCGAGCTGGCCCAAGCGCTAA
- a CDS encoding MFS transporter: MTITHDPEREALKARSVVGNILRGSAGNMVEWYDFYSFTVFASYFGHVFFASGSEDKDTLGVLGVFAASFIMRPVGSWFFGRYADRNGRRAALTLSVILMAGGSLLIAVSPGVAQIGVGATVVLFLARLLQGFSVGGEYGTSATYMSEMATRNKRGFFSSFQYVTLVSGQVLALVVQIILQAVMSQEALREWGWRIPFVIGALAAVTVMWIRRGMVESVPQAQLDAARNAKAGEAAPGTFRLLSKHWKPFLVVIGLTMGGTVAFYTFTSYMQILMNGTIKDKPTVTWVNFAALFIFMLLQPVAGALSDRIGRKPLLLWFGIGGVLLTWPIMSALSGTNNPWLSFLLMMSALLIVLGYTSINALVKSEIFPREIRALGVGLGYGIANALFGGTAPYIGKALHEAKADGVFFSYVTVCIAISLAVYIWAFRNKGPTQLDQEEGHAFESKAALKD; the protein is encoded by the coding sequence ATGACGATAACTCATGATCCAGAGCGCGAGGCGCTGAAAGCTCGTTCGGTGGTCGGAAATATTCTCAGGGGTTCGGCCGGAAACATGGTGGAGTGGTACGACTTCTACTCCTTCACGGTGTTCGCCTCATACTTCGGACACGTTTTCTTTGCGAGCGGTTCGGAGGATAAGGACACCCTTGGCGTTTTGGGGGTGTTTGCGGCCAGTTTCATCATGCGACCGGTGGGTAGCTGGTTCTTCGGCCGGTATGCGGATCGAAATGGCCGTCGTGCCGCGCTCACTTTGAGCGTGATCCTGATGGCGGGCGGTTCGCTGCTGATAGCGGTCTCGCCCGGAGTGGCGCAGATCGGCGTCGGAGCTACTGTCGTGCTGTTCTTGGCCCGGCTACTGCAGGGTTTCTCGGTCGGCGGTGAATACGGCACAAGTGCTACCTACATGTCCGAGATGGCCACCCGAAACAAACGGGGCTTTTTCTCTAGCTTCCAGTACGTCACGCTAGTAAGCGGTCAGGTCTTAGCGCTCGTGGTGCAGATCATTCTGCAGGCTGTGATGAGCCAGGAAGCATTGCGCGAATGGGGTTGGCGAATTCCCTTCGTGATCGGTGCGCTCGCCGCGGTCACGGTGATGTGGATCCGGCGTGGCATGGTCGAATCAGTACCCCAAGCGCAGCTCGATGCGGCGCGGAACGCCAAAGCAGGCGAGGCCGCGCCGGGCACCTTCCGACTGTTGTCGAAGCACTGGAAGCCGTTCCTAGTGGTGATCGGCCTGACCATGGGCGGCACCGTGGCCTTCTACACTTTCACCTCGTATATGCAGATTTTGATGAACGGCACCATTAAAGATAAACCGACGGTGACCTGGGTGAACTTCGCCGCTCTGTTCATCTTTATGCTGCTGCAGCCGGTGGCCGGCGCGCTTTCGGACCGGATCGGTCGGAAGCCGTTATTGCTGTGGTTCGGTATTGGCGGAGTTTTGCTCACTTGGCCGATTATGAGTGCCTTGAGCGGTACAAATAATCCGTGGCTGTCGTTCCTGCTGATGATGTCGGCGCTGCTGATCGTGCTCGGTTATACCTCGATTAACGCTCTAGTGAAGTCAGAGATCTTCCCGCGTGAAATCAGGGCACTTGGCGTGGGCCTTGGCTACGGCATTGCGAACGCTCTTTTCGGCGGCACCGCCCCGTATATCGGCAAGGCGCTACATGAGGCGAAGGCCGATGGCGTGTTCTTCAGCTATGTCACTGTCTGTATAGCGATTTCGCTGGCGGTCTACATTTGGGCGTTCCGTAATAAGGGGCCGACCCAGTTGGACCAGGAAGAGGGACATGCCTTTGAGAGTAAAGCGGCTCTGAAAGATTAG